A window of Cheilinus undulatus linkage group 1, ASM1832078v1, whole genome shotgun sequence contains these coding sequences:
- the LOC121506700 gene encoding salivary glue protein Sgs-3-like: MVPRETTTKPGETTVVTSKPSVTTTTTAPRSTTLRTTRPGETTTTGVTTATSAVVETTTTGPEVTTTKPGETTVVTSKPSVTTTTTVPRTTTTGTTRPGETTTTEVTTATTAVVETTTTVPEETTTKPGETTVVTSKPSVTTTTTVPGTTTAGTKKPGETTTTGITTATTSVVETTTTGPEETTTKPGETTVVTSKPSVTTTTTAPRSTTTGTTKPGETTTTGVTTATTVVVETTTTGPEIYNHRNNKTGGDNHNRSHNRYHSCC; encoded by the exons ATGGTGCCTAGAGAAACAACAACCAAGCCAGGAGAAACAACTGTTGTCACATCAAAACCCTCTGTGACCACAACCACCACTGCACCAAGATCTACAACCCTGAGAACAACAAGACCTGGAGAGACAACCACAACAGGAGTCACAACCGCTACCTCGGCTGTTGTTGAGACCACAACCACAGGGCCTGAAGTAACAACAACCAAGCCAGGAGAAACTACTGTTGTCACATCAAAACCCTCTGTGACCACAACCACCACTGTACCAAGAACTACAACCACAGGAACAACAAGACCTGGAGAGACAACCACAACAGAAGTCACAACCGCTACCACAGCTGTTGTTGAGACCACAACCACAGTGCctgaagaaacaacaacaaagccaGGGGAAACAACTGTTGTCACATCAAAACCCTCTGTGACCACAACCACAACTGTACCAGGAACTACAACCGCAGGAACAAAAAAACCTGGAGAGACAACCACAACAGGAATCACAACCGCTACCACATCTGTTGTTGAGACCACAACCACAGGGCCTGAAGAAACAACAACCAAGCCAGGAGAAACAACTGTTGTCACATCAAAACCCTCTGTGACCACAACCACCACTGCACCAAGATCTACAACCACAGGAACAACAAAACCCGGGGAGACAACCACAACAGGAGTCACAACCGCTACCACAGTTGTTGTTGAGACCACAACCACAGGGCCTGAA ATCTACAACCACAGGAACAACAAAACCGGGGGAGACAACCACAACAGGAGTCACAACCGCTACCACAGCTGTTGTTGA